A stretch of DNA from Methanomassiliicoccales archaeon:
TGTCCCTCAGGGTGTCCATGGCGTACCAGAAATCATCGTGCTTATAGGCTCGGAGCTGGTCTTTCGAAGCAAGGTGCTCCAATGGTTCGCGTTCCCAGATCGTTTCGTCACCTTGGATAAGGTCGAGAACCTGAGGTTCCAGGACGAAGAAACCCCCGTTGACGTAGCCTCCCTCTCCTCTTGGCTTCTCAAGGAAGGTCTTGATCTCCACCTCGTTCTCGATCCCTAATGCACCGAACCTGCCAGGGGGCTTCACGGCGGTCAGGGTTGCCAGCTTGCCATGATTCTTGTGGAACCTGACCAGCTTCTTAAGGTCGATGTTCGCCACCCCGTCGCCGTAGGTGAGCATGAACCTCTCACCCTCCACGAAACGTCGCACCCTCTTGATCCGCCCTCCGGTCATGGTGTTCTCGCCCGTGTCGATGAGGGTCACTTTCCACGGTTCGGAGTAGTTGTTGTGTATCTCCATCCGATCGTTCTTGATGTCGATGGTGACGTCGGACATGTGCAGAAGGTAGTTGGCAAAGAACTCTTTGATCATGTATCCTTTGTAGCCCAGGCACACCACGAAGTCGTTGTGTCCATAGTGGGAATAGATCTTCATGACGTGCCAGAGGAGTGGCATGCCCCCAATCTCGATCATCGGTTTTGGCCTGGCGACGCTCTCCTCGCTGATGCGTGTGCCGAATCCTCCGGCGAGAATGACTGTCTTCATATTGATCCCCTCTGGATGCGCCCCGAACGCACGAACATCCCTTGACGGTCGTTTCCCTGGCGCTTGTATATATCAGCGTAAAAGAGGACTCCTGTTCCATCAACCTTTCTGTCAGGGTCAGCTCCGCCTGTTTCTGGGGCTTTCATCTCGAGCCAAGCAGCCCCATCAACCCGCGTCGTCTCTTCTTGGGCTTCTCTGGAGCCAAAGTGATCGTGGTCGGATTCCCGGTCACCTCTCTCTTCGAGATGATGTCAGCGATCAGGGGGAAGAGATTGTGCTTGTCCAGCACTAGGTCTTTGGCGGTTCTCAATGCCTCTTGGGATTGGTCGTACCGGTCCTCCGCGATCAGCTGACGGATGAGCTTGACAGAGCCTTCCCTGTCCCGGATGTCTATCTTGGCGAACGATCGCTCAGGGAAGTAATTGGCCAGGTTAGTACAGCCGTAGTAGATGGGGAAGCTCGAAGCCAGGTAGGTGTCGGAGAGCTTCTCCGTGAAATAGTCCGGGCAGGAGGTGTTCTCGATGGCGATGTGATACTTGTAAGGAGCGATAGCATCCCATTTGTCCTCAGGCCCGTTGATGCTGTAGATGAAGACATCGATCTCGGAGCCGAGCTCCTTCTCCAGCCATCGGACGAACTCCAGTCTCCGGACGTGACCTGGAATCACGGCCTTCTCCGAAGTGAGGATGGATACCAGTTTGTGCTTGGGGGGCGGTTCCATCGACTTGAGTTTGTCATAGTCCAAGGTATACCCTTCTTTGAACTTATGCCGCCCGTCTGGTGTTTTGATGAGCTTCATGCCCACCCACCAGGGCAGCCCGGTCTGGGAGTGGATGACGTTGTCATGACGCATCCCGCTCTGGGGCGTCACCACAGTGGCGAACTGGGAGACGAAATCCTGGTCATACGATTTGAAGGTCTCCGGCTCACCGGTGATAAAAATTGTGTTACTCTGGGGACAGGTGGCGGTCTCCTCCTTCAGCAATCCCTCGTAGACCACCCAGTAATCGCACTCTTTCCGATTCGGGTCGTCGAAGAACTGGCATTGCCCCCATGCACCCCTGGAGCCAGGCGTCTGTCTTGACCACGGCCATTCCGGAACCGACAATGACAATTTGACCTTAATCATATATTATCGCCTCTTCTTTGAAAAATAGGCATCCATTTGCGCCGTGTATGTCCTCTCTTCCTTCTCGTAGCGAGCCACATCGTAGAGATTGATGAGCATGAACCCCAGTTTATGGAGGTCATAGCATATGTCGAGCCAGTATTCGGATTCCCGGTTCCTCCGCAACAGAGAGAGCTCAACCAAGACGTTGTCCACCTGGTTCTTCAGGGTCTCCCGCCCCCCTTCAATGACCTCTCTTTCCACGCCTTCCACGTCGATCTTGACCACGTCGATCTTCCCTATTGCGTGTTCGGTCACGAAGGAGTCCATGGTCCTGACCTCAATCTCCTCTTTCCCAATCTCCTTGATGTCAAGTTCGCGGTGTTCCTCCAAGTGATCCCTGCTCTGTTCTATGATGGAGCTGGTCCCATGAAAGGAACTCAAGTTGATCTCGACCTTCTGGTTAGCATTGAAGAAGCCGATGTTGAACGGAAGGACTCTGTCCATGCGCCCCTGAAGGTTCTCGCACAGAGTAGCATATGTGGACTTGACGGGCTCGAAGGCGTAGATCTTGGCATGGGGAAAGTTGTCGTATGCAGACTTTGTGACATCCCCGATATTCGCTCCGACATCGAAGATCACTTCAATGTTGCGATCGATGCCCGTACGGGAAAAGGGCCAGGAGAGGTTGGGTCCCTCGCGCCTCATTCTATCCCATGCCTTGAACAGCACGGGGGGAATCACTGGGTACAACGCCTTCCTCATCTTCGGACTGTCTCCGGCAAGCAGCAACAACCTCGAATGAGATAAAACTGGCTGTTATGTTCCAGTCTCAAGAAAAGACAAATCTCATATAAGAGCCTAGGTCATGCTGGAGTGTTCGGTGACGGGGAAAATGAGAATATCCATCATCGGTGCTGGTTACGTCGGCCTGGTCACAGGTCTCTGTTTCTGCGAGCTGGGACACGAGGTCATCTGCATCGATGTCGTCGGAGAGAAGGTCAAGGCCATCCAAGCGGGTCGTGCCCCTCTCTATGAAGAGGGTCTCCAGGAGCTACTGGACAAGCATCTGTCCAATGGTAGATTCCATGCCTCCTTGGATTACGATGAGGTGCTGAGAACCGACATCACCTTCCTCTGCGTTGGCACTCCTTCGAGAGCGGACGGCTCCATGGACCTGAGCTATCTGGAGACCGCCACCCGTTCCTTGGCCGAGGTCCTTGCGCGCAAGAAGGGATACCATGTGGTCGTGGTCAAGAGCACGGTGATGCCCTCCATCACCGATAAGTTCGTGGCACCTCTGCTAGCCAGCTGCTCCGGCAAGAAGCTGCCGAAGGAGATCGGGGTGGCCACCAACCCGGAGTTCCTGAGAGAAGGTTCGGCGGTCAGCGATTTCATGCACCCCGATCGCATAGTCATCGGTGCTTCGGACGCCCGGGCGGGGAACGTGGTCAAGATGCTCTATCAGAGCTTCAAATGCCCGATACTGGAAGTCTCTCCTACCACCGCGGAAATGATCAAGATGGCGAGCAACGTGGCCTTGGCGACGCGGATATCAATGATCAACGAGATCGGGAACGTGTGCAAGGAGCTGGACATCGACGTCCGTCAGGTGGCGGAAGGCATCGGCCTGGACGAGCGCATCGGCAAGGCCTTCTTGAACGCAGGAGCGGGATTCGGAGGGTCGTGCTTCCCCAAGGATGTGAAGGGGTTGCTCTCTCTGGCGGATCAAATGGGCATCAAACCCCTCCTGATGAAAGCGGTGCTGGACGTGAACGAGATCCAGCCTCTGCGCATGATCGACCTGTTGGAGGAGCACCTCGGCCTGGATGGAAAGACCATCGCCGTGCTCGGTCTGACATTTAAGCCGGACACGGACGATGTGCGGGAGTCCCGTTCCATTCCTGTTGTGCGGTCCCTTCTAAATAAAGGGGCGAAGGTGAGGGCGCACGACCCCCAGGGAATGGAGAACTTCTCCAAGCTCTTCCCCAATATCGAATACACCAAGAGCGCCAAGGAGTGCGTGAAGAATGCGAACGCGGTGCTCATCATGACCGCCTGGCCCGAGTACTCGGAGGAGAAGCTCTACGGGGCCAAGCTGGTCATCGATGGAAGGGGCGTAGTCAAGACCAAGAACTACGAGGGCATCTGCTGGTGAGGACATGAAAGCGGTCATTCCTGCTGCTGGCCATGGGACCAGGTTCCTGCCATTGACCAAAGGACAACCGAAGGAGATGCTGCCGGTGGTCGACAAACCGACCATCCAGTACGTGGTGGAGGAAGCCATCGCCGCTGGCGTCGACGACATCATCATAATCACCGGACGAGACAAGCGGGCGATAGAGGACCATTTCGACAGATCATCCGAGCTGGAGCATTTCCTCAAGGAACATGGCAAGGAGAGAGAGCTGAAGCAGGTGCAGGAGATCTCCAGCCTGGCAGAGATCCATTACGTCCGGCAGAAGACGCCCCGAGGGCTGGGCGATGCCATCTACTGCGCGCGAAAGCACGTGGGCGATGAGCCTTTCGCCGTCATGCTGGGCGATACCATCCACGTGAGCGAGGTGCCAGTGGTCAAGCAACTCATGAACGTGCAGCACCAGGTGGGCGGATCGGTCATCGCCGTAGAGCAGGTGCTCAGGGAGAAGATCAAGGACTACGGCATCATCGCCGGCAACCGTGTCCGGGACCGCCTGTACAAGGTCATGGACCTAGTGGAGAAGCCTCAGCCCGACGCCGCACCATCGAACATCGCCATCGCTGGAACCTACGTTCTATCACCGGGAATCTTCGAGTGCATCGAGCGCACCAAGCCCGGGTACAACAACGAGATACAGTTGACCGATGCTCTCCGCCTCCTGATGCAGAAGGAGGACATCCATGCTTGGCAGTTCCACGGCAAGCGGTACGACGTTGGGGACATGCTCGGCTGGATGAGGACGAACTTCGAGCTCACGCTGAAGAGCGATGCCTACGGAAAACAGC
This window harbors:
- the rfbF gene encoding glucose-1-phosphate cytidylyltransferase is translated as MKTVILAGGFGTRISEESVARPKPMIEIGGMPLLWHVMKIYSHYGHNDFVVCLGYKGYMIKEFFANYLLHMSDVTIDIKNDRMEIHNNYSEPWKVTLIDTGENTMTGGRIKRVRRFVEGERFMLTYGDGVANIDLKKLVRFHKNHGKLATLTAVKPPGRFGALGIENEVEIKTFLEKPRGEGGYVNGGFFVLEPQVLDLIQGDETIWEREPLEHLASKDQLRAYKHDDFWYAMDTLRDKNHLESLWSGGKAPWRVWK
- a CDS encoding glycosyltransferase family 10, with protein sequence MIKVKLSLSVPEWPWSRQTPGSRGAWGQCQFFDDPNRKECDYWVVYEGLLKEETATCPQSNTIFITGEPETFKSYDQDFVSQFATVVTPQSGMRHDNVIHSQTGLPWWVGMKLIKTPDGRHKFKEGYTLDYDKLKSMEPPPKHKLVSILTSEKAVIPGHVRRLEFVRWLEKELGSEIDVFIYSINGPEDKWDAIAPYKYHIAIENTSCPDYFTEKLSDTYLASSFPIYYGCTNLANYFPERSFAKIDIRDREGSVKLIRQLIAEDRYDQSQEALRTAKDLVLDKHNLFPLIADIISKREVTGNPTTITLAPEKPKKRRRGLMGLLGSR
- a CDS encoding FkbM family methyltransferase → MLLAGDSPKMRKALYPVIPPVLFKAWDRMRREGPNLSWPFSRTGIDRNIEVIFDVGANIGDVTKSAYDNFPHAKIYAFEPVKSTYATLCENLQGRMDRVLPFNIGFFNANQKVEINLSSFHGTSSIIEQSRDHLEEHRELDIKEIGKEEIEVRTMDSFVTEHAIGKIDVVKIDVEGVEREVIEGGRETLKNQVDNVLVELSLLRRNRESEYWLDICYDLHKLGFMLINLYDVARYEKEERTYTAQMDAYFSKKRR
- a CDS encoding UDP-glucose/GDP-mannose dehydrogenase family protein — translated: MTGKMRISIIGAGYVGLVTGLCFCELGHEVICIDVVGEKVKAIQAGRAPLYEEGLQELLDKHLSNGRFHASLDYDEVLRTDITFLCVGTPSRADGSMDLSYLETATRSLAEVLARKKGYHVVVVKSTVMPSITDKFVAPLLASCSGKKLPKEIGVATNPEFLREGSAVSDFMHPDRIVIGASDARAGNVVKMLYQSFKCPILEVSPTTAEMIKMASNVALATRISMINEIGNVCKELDIDVRQVAEGIGLDERIGKAFLNAGAGFGGSCFPKDVKGLLSLADQMGIKPLLMKAVLDVNEIQPLRMIDLLEEHLGLDGKTIAVLGLTFKPDTDDVRESRSIPVVRSLLNKGAKVRAHDPQGMENFSKLFPNIEYTKSAKECVKNANAVLIMTAWPEYSEEKLYGAKLVIDGRGVVKTKNYEGICW
- the galU gene encoding UTP--glucose-1-phosphate uridylyltransferase GalU, translated to MKAVIPAAGHGTRFLPLTKGQPKEMLPVVDKPTIQYVVEEAIAAGVDDIIIITGRDKRAIEDHFDRSSELEHFLKEHGKERELKQVQEISSLAEIHYVRQKTPRGLGDAIYCARKHVGDEPFAVMLGDTIHVSEVPVVKQLMNVQHQVGGSVIAVEQVLREKIKDYGIIAGNRVRDRLYKVMDLVEKPQPDAAPSNIAIAGTYVLSPGIFECIERTKPGYNNEIQLTDALRLLMQKEDIHAWQFHGKRYDVGDMLGWMRTNFELTLKSDAYGKQLKEFLTPLLNDSEGTCSFELPSEKPSIEK